From a single Rutidosis leptorrhynchoides isolate AG116_Rl617_1_P2 chromosome 5, CSIRO_AGI_Rlap_v1, whole genome shotgun sequence genomic region:
- the LOC139849789 gene encoding uncharacterized protein, whose amino-acid sequence MAFGAVTSTVHGMMKFPTLAGIATLYAERRRPIQCVQINRTPVNPIIHEDGSISPNPEFPDQKIIIGNTITKATREKLYKILATNLDVFAWQDSDMTGVPHHVAEHKLGVNPNIPPVCQKKRGMAPDRTKFLKEEVKKLVDAGILREVKYQTWVANPVMVRKPDNSWRMCVDFTDLNKACPKDNYPLPEIDWKVESVSGYQFKSFLDAFKGYH is encoded by the coding sequence ATGGCATTCGGAGCTGTAACATCAACGGTGCACGGAATGATGAAATTCCCCACACTGGCTGGCATCGCCACGCTGTACGCTGAACGGAGAAGACCAATACAATGTGTACAAATAAACAGAACACCTGTTAACCCAATCATTCATGAAGATGGGTCTATATCACCAAATCCAgagtttccagatcagaaaatcataattggaaACACAATCACAAAGGCAACAAGAGAAAAGCTTTACAAAATCTTAGCCACAAATTTGGATGTTTTTGCATGGCAAGATTCTGATATGACTGGAGTACCACATCATGTGGCTGAACATAAGCTTGGTGTGAATCCTAATATTCCACCAGTGTGTCAGAAGAAAAGAGGTATGGCTCCGGATCGGACAAAATTTCTCAAAGAAGAAGTTAAAAAATTGGTGGATGCTGGAATATTGAGGGAAGTAAAATACCAGACATGGGTAGCAAACCCGGTTATGGTAAGAAAGCCAGATAACTCATGGAGGATGTGTGTCGACTTCACAGATttaaataaagcatgtccaaaagaCAATTATCCTTTACCAGAAATTGATTGGAAAGTAGAGTCTGTAAGTGGGTATCAGTTTAAATCCTTTTTGGATGCATTCAAGGGATATCATTAA